A DNA window from Leopardus geoffroyi isolate Oge1 chromosome A1, O.geoffroyi_Oge1_pat1.0, whole genome shotgun sequence contains the following coding sequences:
- the SLITRK6 gene encoding SLIT and NTRK-like protein 6: protein MKLWIHLLYSSLLACISSQSQTPMSSTRGSCDSLCNCEEKDGTMLINCEEKGIKKLSQISVPPSRPFHLSLLNNGLTMLHTNDFSGLTNAISIHLGFNNIADIESGAFNGLGLLKQLHINHNSLEILKEDTFHGLENLEFLQADNNFITVIEPSAFSKLNRLKVLILNDNAIESLPPNIFRFVPLTHLDLRGNQLQTLPYVGFLEHIGRILDLQLEDNKWTCNCDLLELKIWLENMPPQSVIGDVVCNSPPFFKGSILSRLKKESICPTPPVYEEHEDPSGSLHLAATSSMSESHVSTKTTPLSKPTTKAPVLIPYITKPFTQLPGPYCPIPCNCKVLSPSGLLVHCQERNIESLSDLKPPPQNPRKLVLAGNIIHTLMKSDLVEYFTLEMLHLGNNRIEVLEEGSFMNLTRLQKLYLNGNHLTKLSRGMFLGLHNLEYLYLEYNAVKEILPGTFNPMPKLKVLYLNNNLLQVLPPHIFSGVSLTRINLKTNQFTHLPVSNILDDLDLLTQIDLEDNPWDCSCDLVGLQQWLQKLSKNTVTDDILCTSPEHLEKKELKALTSELLCPGLVNNPSLPTQTSYIIVSTPATTTTADTILRSLTDAVPLSVLILGLLIVFITIVFCAAGIVVLVLHRRRRYKKKQADEQMRDNSPVHLQYSMYGHKTTHHTTERPTASLYEQHMVSPMVHVYRSPSFGPKHLEDEEERNEKDGSDAKHLQRSLLERENHSPLTGSNMKYKTTDQSTEFLSFQDASSLYRNILEKERELQQLGITEYLRKNIAQLQPDMEVHYPGAHEELKLMETLMYSRPRKVLVEQTKNEYFELKANLHAEPDYLEVLEQQT, encoded by the coding sequence ATGAAGCTGTGGATTCATCTCTTATATTCATCTCTCCTTGCCTGCATATCTTCACAGTCCCAAACTCCAATGTCCTCGACCAGAGGTTCTTGTGATTCTCTTTGCAATTGTGAGGAAAAAGATGGCACAATGCTAATAAATTGTGAAGAAAAAGGTATCAAGAAGTTATCCCAAATAAGTGTACCACCATCACGACCTTTCCACCTAAGTTTATTAAATAATGGCTTGACAATGCTTCACACAAATGACTTTTCTGGACTTACCAATGCTATCTCAATACACCTTGGATTTAACAATATTGCAGATATTGAGTCTGGTGCATTTAATGGCCTTGGCCTTCTTAAGCAACTTCATATCAATCACAATTCATTAGAAATTCTCAAAGAGGATACCTTCCATGGACTGGAAAACCTGGAATTCCTCCAAGCAGATAACAATTTCATTACAGTGATTGAACCAAGTGCCTTTAGCAAGCTTAACAGACTTAAAGTGTTAATTTTAAATGACAATGCCATTGAGAGTCTTCCTCCAAACATATTTCGGTTCGTTCCTTTAACCCATCTAGATCTTCGTGGAAATCAGTTGCAAACATTGCCTTATGTTGGCTTTTTAGAACACATTGGCCGGATATTGGACCTCCAATTGGAGGACAATAAGTGGACCTGTAATTGTGACTTATTAGAGCTAAAAATTTGGTTGGAAAACATGCCTCCACAGTCTGTAATTGGTGATGTCGTCTGCAACAGCCCTCCATTTTTCAAAGGAAGTATACTAAGCAGACTGAAAAAGGAATCAATTTGCCCCACCCCACCAGTGTATGAAGAACACGAGGATCCATCAGGATCGTTACATCTGGCAGCAACTTCTTCAATGAGTGAAAGTCACGTGTCAACCAAAACCACACCTCTTTCAAAACCAACCACCAAAGCACCAGTTTTGATACCCTATATTACAAAGCCATTCACTCAACTCCCAGGACCCTACTGTCCTATTCCATGTAACTGCAAAGTACTATCCCCATCAGGACTTCTAGTACACTGTCAGGAGCGCAATATTGAAAGCTTATCAGATCTAAAACCTCCTCCACAAAATCCCAGAAAGCTTGTGCTAGCAGGGAATATTATCCATACATTAATGAAGTCTGATCTAGTGGAATATTTCACTTTGGAAATGCTTCACTTGGGAAATAATCGTATTGAGGTTCTTGAGGAAGGCTCATTTATGAATCTGACAAGATTGCAAAAGCTCTATCTAAATGGTAACCACCTGACCAAATTAAGTAGAGGCATGTTCCTTGGTCTCCACAATCTTGAATACTTATATCTTGAATACAATGCAGTTAAGGAAATATTGCCAGGGACCTTTAACCCAATGCCTAAACTTAAAGTCCTCTATTTAAATAACAACCTCCTGCAAGTTTTACCACCACATATTTTTTCAGGGGTTTCCCTAACAAGGATAAACCTGAAAACAAACCAGTTTACCCATCTCCCTGTAAGTAATATCTTGGATGACCTTGACTTATTGACTCAGATTGACCTTGAGGACAATCCCTGGGATTGCTCCTGTGACCTGGTTGGATTGCAACAATGGCTACAAAAACTAAGTAAGAACACAGTAACAGATGACATCCTCTGCACTTCTCCAGAGCacctggaaaaaaaggaattaaaagcactAACTAGTGAACTTCTTTGCCCTGGTTTAGTCAATAACCCATCCCTGCCAACTCAAACTAGTTACATAATTGTCAGTACCCCTGCAACCACAACTACAGCCGATACTATTTTGAGATCACTTACTGATGCTGTACCACTCTCTGTTCTAATACTAGGACTGCTGATTGTGTTCATAACCATTGTGTTCTGTGCTGCAGGGATAGTGGTTCTTGTTCTCCACCGCAGGAgaagatacaaaaagaaacaagctgATGAGCAGATGAGAGACAACAGTCCAGTCCATCTCCAGTATAGTATGTATGGCCATAAAACAACTCACCACACTACTGAGAGACCCACTGCATCACTCTATGAGCAGCACATGGTGAGTCCCATGGTTCATGTCTATAGAAGTCCATCCTTTGGCCCAAAGCATttggaagatgaagaagaaaggaatgaaaaagatgGAAGTGATGCGAAACATCTCCAAAGAAGTCTTTTAGAACGGGAAAATCATTCACCACTCACAGGGTCAAACATGAAATACAAAACCACAGACCAATCaactgaatttttatcttttcaggaTGCCAGTTCATTATATAGGaacattttagagaaagaaagagaacttcaGCAACTGGGAATCACAGAATACCTAAGGAAGAACATTGCTCAACTCCAGCCTGACATGGAGGTACATTATCCTGGAGCCCACGAAGAGTTAAAATTAATGGAGACTTTAATGTACTCAAGGCCCAGGAAGGTATTAGTGGAACAGactaaaaatgagtattttgagCTTAAAGCTAACTTACATGCTGAACCTGACTACTTAGAAGTTCTGGAGCAGCAAACATAG